In Pirellulales bacterium, the following are encoded in one genomic region:
- a CDS encoding glycosyltransferase: protein MKVALVTGSISRSGAGVAAAVRDLTEALAATGNVELGVASLEDDHASADLAAWSAVRPRLSPVVGPARLGYAPRLRETLVELAPDLVHTHGLWQLLSASVSAWERATRKPYLVSPHGMIDPWALRLSRWKKRLALALYENRHLRRAACLHALCDAERDSARAMGLCNPVAVIPNGVNLPEEPAPLADGPRQLLFLGRLHPKKGLHELLAGWASLSATERREWRLVVAGADDADMLSGLRRQAADAGIADSVDLVGPKYGRDKHELICASSAFILPSHSEGLPVAALEASSYGLPLLITDHCNLPEMFAAEAALRIEPRPESIAAGLRTLASLSPADLRSTGARGRRLVEERFAWPRIAGQFVATYQWVLGGGPAPEWVCTK, encoded by the coding sequence ATGAAGGTCGCGTTGGTCACCGGGTCGATCTCCCGCAGCGGCGCCGGCGTCGCGGCGGCCGTGCGCGATCTGACCGAGGCGCTCGCCGCCACAGGCAACGTCGAGCTGGGGGTCGCCTCGCTCGAGGACGACCATGCGTCGGCCGACTTGGCCGCGTGGTCGGCGGTCCGACCCCGGCTGAGTCCCGTCGTCGGACCGGCCCGACTCGGCTACGCGCCCCGACTGCGGGAGACGCTTGTCGAACTGGCCCCCGACCTCGTTCACACGCACGGCTTGTGGCAACTTCTGTCGGCCTCGGTGTCGGCATGGGAGCGGGCGACGCGAAAGCCCTACCTCGTCTCGCCCCACGGCATGATCGACCCTTGGGCCCTCCGCCTGTCGCGGTGGAAGAAGCGACTGGCTCTGGCGCTCTACGAGAATCGGCATCTGCGCCGGGCGGCTTGCTTGCATGCGCTGTGCGACGCCGAGCGCGACAGCGCCCGAGCGATGGGGCTCTGCAACCCGGTCGCGGTGATCCCCAACGGGGTGAACCTGCCCGAAGAACCGGCGCCGCTCGCCGACGGGCCGCGACAATTGCTGTTCTTGGGTCGGCTTCACCCGAAGAAGGGGCTGCACGAACTGCTGGCCGGCTGGGCGTCCCTCAGCGCGACGGAACGCCGCGAATGGCGGCTGGTCGTCGCCGGCGCCGACGACGCCGACATGCTCTCCGGACTTCGTCGGCAGGCGGCCGACGCCGGGATCGCCGACAGCGTCGATCTGGTCGGCCCGAAGTACGGCCGGGACAAGCACGAGCTGATCTGCGCGTCGAGCGCGTTCATCCTCCCGTCGCACAGCGAGGGGCTCCCCGTGGCAGCGCTCGAAGCGAGCTCGTACGGCCTTCCCCTGCTGATCACCGACCATTGCAACCTCCCCGAGATGTTCGCGGCCGAGGCCGCGCTGCGGATCGAACCGCGTCCCGAGTCGATCGCCGCGGGGCTGCGAACGCTGGCGAGCCTGTCGCCCGCCGATCTGCGGTCGACGGGCGCCCGCGGTCGGCGGCTCGTCGAGGAGCGATTCGCCTGGCCCAGGATCGCCGGGCAATTCGTCGCCACGTACCAGTGGGTCCTCGGCGGGGGTCCTGCCCCTGAATGGGTTTGCACCAAGTGA
- a CDS encoding glycosyltransferase: MNVALVYGVFGRYHLARYVAARRAIAGCGELVGIEIVDGLGATNVAGWRAERQEDLGITTLFKGRNILSVPGGEVVAAVQAALDAAAPDVVAIPGWTVPEALGALQWATTRGAGRVLLSATTEIDFRRKTVREWVKRRIVSQFDAALVGGTRHRQYVAKLGVSADRIEPGYDVVDNDYFAAELEKTRTDAPRIRRELGLPERYFLTAARFIAKKNLSRLLQAYAEYRRQAGSAAWKLVIAGDGELRPALEAEAERLDLGEAALFPGFAGYDQMPAYYGLAGAYVQASTSEQWGLVVNEAMASGLPVLVSDRCGCAPDLVHEGVNGWTFDPYDVAGMTTVLLRISGLPDARLQDMAVASRRIVDQWGPDRFARGLLRAAEASLTARARGSRLLDRALTRLALRVAPR, translated from the coding sequence ATGAACGTCGCCCTCGTCTACGGCGTGTTCGGGCGGTACCACTTGGCGCGATACGTCGCCGCGCGGCGCGCGATCGCCGGCTGCGGCGAACTGGTCGGAATCGAAATCGTCGACGGACTCGGCGCGACGAACGTGGCCGGCTGGCGGGCCGAGCGGCAGGAGGATTTGGGAATCACGACCTTGTTCAAGGGGCGTAACATTCTCTCCGTGCCGGGCGGCGAGGTCGTCGCGGCGGTGCAGGCGGCCCTCGACGCCGCGGCGCCCGACGTCGTCGCCATCCCCGGCTGGACCGTCCCCGAGGCGCTCGGCGCCCTGCAATGGGCGACGACCCGCGGCGCGGGGCGCGTGCTTCTGTCCGCGACGACCGAAATCGACTTCCGTCGCAAGACCGTTCGCGAGTGGGTCAAGCGGCGGATCGTCTCGCAGTTCGACGCGGCCCTGGTCGGAGGCACGCGCCATAGGCAGTACGTGGCCAAGCTCGGCGTCTCGGCCGACCGCATCGAACCGGGGTACGACGTCGTCGACAACGACTACTTCGCCGCCGAGTTGGAGAAGACTCGCACCGACGCCCCCCGGATTCGCCGTGAATTGGGTCTCCCCGAGCGATACTTCTTGACCGCGGCCCGCTTCATCGCCAAGAAGAACCTCAGCCGGCTTCTGCAGGCCTACGCCGAGTACCGGCGGCAAGCGGGCTCGGCGGCATGGAAGCTTGTGATCGCAGGCGACGGCGAGTTGCGTCCCGCGCTCGAAGCCGAGGCCGAGCGGCTCGACCTTGGCGAGGCCGCCCTGTTTCCCGGGTTCGCCGGCTACGACCAGATGCCGGCGTACTACGGACTTGCCGGCGCGTACGTGCAGGCGAGCACTTCGGAACAATGGGGATTGGTCGTCAACGAGGCCATGGCCTCGGGGCTGCCGGTGCTCGTTTCGGACCGCTGCGGCTGCGCGCCCGATCTCGTCCACGAAGGAGTGAACGGCTGGACCTTCGACCCGTACGACGTCGCCGGAATGACCACGGTGCTGCTGCGGATCAGCGGGCTTCCCGACGCCCGGCTCCAAGACATGGCCGTCGCCAGCCGGCGGATCGTCGACCAGTGGGGGCCCGACCGATTCGCCCGCGGTTTGCTGCGCGCCGCCGAGGCGTCGCTGACGGCCCGAGCGCGAGGGTCGCGGCTGCTCGATCGCGCCCTGACCCGCTTGGCGTTGCGAGTCGCCCCCCGATGA
- a CDS encoding polysaccharide pyruvyl transferase family protein has translation MRILVTHVFGYVNKGDWMLLDALLQSLADAFPGAELLGICRDPASQARYFPQVRWSTQYGTSSRGGLRRRADNVAGLLVGVWRNVVRPSFLPRGAGGRASCFADLDLVVACPGGYLEDSNPSIVSNLAHLQMAVASGAPVILAPQSIGPFHSPFWRRRAAKLLRRTQRVIVRESASERIVRDELQLPDELVQQLPDMAFYDNRVDEAGAEAALAKLGVEPRRFLAATVLDWYFPGSNAPAQARAAYLANVAQVARELRARHGVSTLVLKQVEAGFGTPGDESAMHELHRLAPEAVAVDETNYPPPIMRGIIGRSLAFLGSRMHSNVFALQTGAPLAAIAYLPKTRGMMEMAGLGDQVVDIADFTAEELRAKIDFALDPQNRERFAEAKRRVDALGAEGRREFRRILLDAVAETATRRNR, from the coding sequence ATGCGGATTCTCGTGACGCACGTCTTCGGCTACGTGAACAAGGGCGACTGGATGCTGCTGGACGCGCTGCTGCAGTCCCTGGCTGACGCCTTTCCCGGGGCCGAGCTGCTGGGGATCTGCCGCGATCCGGCGAGCCAAGCGCGCTACTTCCCGCAGGTCCGCTGGAGCACGCAGTACGGCACGTCTTCGCGCGGCGGACTCCGCCGCCGGGCGGACAACGTCGCTGGCTTGCTCGTCGGCGTGTGGCGAAACGTCGTGAGGCCGAGTTTCCTTCCGCGGGGCGCCGGGGGGCGGGCTTCCTGCTTCGCCGATCTCGATCTGGTCGTCGCCTGTCCGGGGGGCTACTTGGAGGACTCCAATCCCAGCATCGTCAGCAATCTGGCTCACCTGCAGATGGCAGTCGCCAGCGGCGCCCCGGTGATCCTGGCGCCGCAAAGCATCGGGCCGTTTCACTCCCCCTTTTGGCGGCGCCGAGCGGCGAAGTTGCTGCGCCGGACGCAGCGGGTGATCGTCCGCGAGTCGGCCTCCGAGCGGATCGTGCGCGACGAGTTGCAGCTGCCCGACGAGTTGGTGCAGCAATTGCCGGACATGGCGTTCTACGACAATCGAGTCGACGAAGCGGGAGCCGAAGCGGCGCTCGCCAAGCTCGGCGTGGAGCCTCGACGATTCTTGGCGGCGACGGTGCTCGATTGGTACTTTCCGGGTTCGAACGCCCCCGCACAGGCCCGGGCCGCGTACTTGGCCAACGTCGCCCAGGTCGCCCGTGAACTGCGCGCCCGGCACGGCGTATCGACGCTCGTCCTCAAGCAAGTCGAGGCCGGGTTCGGCACCCCGGGCGACGAATCGGCCATGCACGAATTGCACCGGCTGGCCCCGGAGGCCGTGGCGGTCGACGAGACGAACTATCCTCCCCCGATCATGCGCGGCATCATCGGCCGCTCGCTGGCGTTCCTCGGTTCGCGCATGCACTCGAACGTATTTGCATTGCAGACCGGCGCCCCGCTGGCGGCGATCGCCTATTTGCCCAAGACCCGCGGCATGATGGAGATGGCGGGGCTCGGCGACCAAGTGGTCGACATCGCCGACTTCACGGCCGAGGAGCTTCGCGCCAAGATCGACTTCGCACTCGACCCGCAAAACCGGGAGCGATTCGCCGAGGCGAAGCGCCGCGTCGACGCGCTCGGCGCCGAGGGGCGGCGCGAGTTCCGCCGCATCCTGCTCGACGCCGTCGCCGAGACGGCGACGCGGCGAAACCGATGA
- a CDS encoding glycosyltransferase family 4 protein, with the protein MTVAAEILEPLTVVVAQIGARMHYAVPRILQKSGMLAHLYTDICATKGWPRLLHALPASWRPASLRRLLSRDPSGIPADKVTAFTNLGYRHARDRRLGDLDETLVGGMKFATEFCRRVVDGGFRDASAAYCFNYGGLEILCAARAQGLFTVLEQTNAPRRFLLRILAEEQRRYPHWERPVVESPAVHRSYDRLEREWELADLIVGGSEFVGDALRACGGPVERYQAVPYGVDGAFRCERTDFSRGKLRVLTLGAVGLRKGTQYVMEAARQAADVAEFRVVGPLAASPEAGREIAATTDLRGPVPRCEVIEHLAWADVFLLPSLCEGSATVTYEALTAGLPVVCTPNTGSVVRDGQDGFIVPIRDAEAIASAIRRLAGDRDLLARMSRSAAIRGQEYDLQAYGKALLDCFQSRFAGATRP; encoded by the coding sequence GTGACAGTCGCGGCCGAAATTCTCGAACCTCTGACCGTCGTCGTCGCGCAGATTGGCGCCCGGATGCACTATGCGGTGCCTCGAATCTTGCAGAAGTCCGGCATGCTGGCGCATTTGTATACGGACATTTGTGCGACGAAAGGCTGGCCCCGCCTCCTCCACGCCCTGCCCGCGTCGTGGCGTCCCGCCTCGTTGCGTCGGCTCTTGAGCCGCGACCCAAGCGGAATCCCCGCGGACAAAGTCACCGCGTTTACGAACCTGGGGTACCGTCACGCGCGCGACCGGAGACTCGGCGACCTCGACGAAACGCTCGTCGGCGGCATGAAATTCGCCACGGAGTTTTGTCGACGGGTCGTCGACGGCGGGTTCCGCGACGCTTCGGCGGCATACTGCTTCAACTACGGCGGGCTCGAGATTCTTTGCGCGGCCCGCGCGCAAGGCCTGTTCACCGTCCTCGAGCAAACCAACGCGCCGCGACGATTTCTCTTGCGAATTCTCGCCGAAGAGCAGCGCCGCTATCCCCACTGGGAACGGCCTGTCGTCGAGTCTCCTGCCGTGCATCGGAGCTACGATCGCCTCGAGCGAGAGTGGGAACTCGCCGACTTGATCGTCGGCGGTTCGGAGTTCGTGGGCGACGCGCTCCGCGCTTGCGGCGGGCCAGTCGAGCGGTACCAAGCCGTCCCCTACGGGGTCGACGGCGCATTCCGCTGCGAACGGACCGATTTCAGCCGCGGCAAGCTGCGAGTTTTGACGCTGGGCGCCGTGGGCCTGAGAAAAGGGACCCAATACGTGATGGAAGCGGCGCGCCAAGCGGCCGACGTCGCCGAGTTTCGGGTCGTCGGCCCGTTGGCCGCGTCGCCCGAAGCGGGACGAGAGATCGCCGCGACGACCGACTTGCGGGGTCCCGTCCCGCGCTGCGAAGTCATCGAGCACTTGGCCTGGGCCGACGTCTTTCTTCTCCCGTCGCTCTGCGAGGGATCGGCGACCGTCACGTACGAGGCCTTGACGGCCGGGCTTCCGGTCGTGTGCACGCCCAACACCGGCAGCGTCGTGCGAGACGGTCAGGACGGTTTCATCGTCCCGATTCGCGACGCCGAGGCGATCGCCAGCGCAATCCGGCGCTTGGCCGGCGATCGCGACTTGCTGGCGCGCATGTCACGCTCGGCGGCGATTCGCGGGCAGGAGTACGATCTGCAGGCCTACGGCAAGGCCTTGCTGGACTGTTTCCAGTCGCGCTTCGCGGGGGCGACCCGGCCATGA
- a CDS encoding sulfotransferase family 2 domain-containing protein: protein MTYDPNRNLLFIHVPKNAGKSIEALLGMVDKAELASYRFRSFPARAGTYLQRKFADRKASQRLFGTVDVSLCAQHCTLQEIELLGLVPPRTLAEAFKFAVCRNPWDRAVSTYHHWRDRSREPSRADFDAFWRGWLDRPPRDHNVRAHQRTQVAFLRDSTGRIAMDELLRFEALGDELHKLSRLGVQSVDLPRIGSATGREDYREYYDGDLKAFIGGIFEEDVDLFGYVFNERALVGRAGGEQ, encoded by the coding sequence ATGACTTACGATCCTAATCGCAACCTGCTCTTCATCCACGTCCCCAAGAATGCTGGGAAGTCGATCGAGGCGCTGCTCGGCATGGTCGACAAAGCCGAGTTGGCGTCGTACCGCTTCCGCAGCTTTCCGGCGCGCGCCGGCACGTATCTCCAACGCAAGTTCGCCGATCGCAAGGCCTCGCAGCGGCTGTTCGGCACGGTCGACGTCAGTCTGTGCGCCCAGCATTGCACGCTGCAGGAGATCGAGTTGTTGGGTCTCGTGCCGCCGCGCACGTTGGCCGAAGCGTTCAAGTTCGCCGTGTGCCGCAATCCGTGGGACCGCGCGGTCTCGACGTATCACCATTGGCGCGATCGGAGCCGCGAGCCGTCGCGAGCCGATTTCGACGCCTTCTGGAGGGGCTGGCTCGATCGCCCCCCGCGGGACCACAACGTTCGCGCCCACCAGCGAACTCAAGTTGCATTCTTGCGGGATTCGACGGGGCGCATCGCCATGGACGAGCTGTTGCGGTTCGAGGCGCTCGGCGACGAACTGCACAAGTTATCCCGCCTCGGCGTGCAATCGGTCGATTTGCCGCGGATCGGAAGCGCGACGGGACGCGAGGATTACCGGGAATACTACGACGGGGACTTGAAAGCGTTCATCGGGGGAATCTTCGAGGAAGACGTCGACCTGTTCGGCTACGTCTTCAACGAGCGAGCTCTGGTCGGTCGGGCGGGAGGCGAGCAGTGA
- a CDS encoding sulfotransferase has translation MDSQPAQRRDAIDPSHWIRTDMLPNTFVIGAAKAGTSFLKRKLNQHPDVYSGNDIAFFTNDQMYRRGLEYYATLFPRYEGQQVFIAGGWRCSALRQHPEAASRIADCLPDAKIIYAVREPVKRIESLWIELRTNGSNEVVSDFNRAVHESSILIDSTRYYEQLSRYREHFPADRIRIVFFEDMIAAPAPTLADVLRFLGLDPGFEFQGLDRPENVSSGKLIDGRVLSLARRLPLVGAIRSRLPNSWRGLVRRHMKRPIEERPRWDDETLAFVKAKLGDDVRELLADQHKPAGYWQQWNS, from the coding sequence ATGGACTCGCAACCCGCACAGCGCCGCGACGCAATCGACCCTTCACATTGGATTCGGACTGACATGCTTCCCAATACGTTCGTCATCGGAGCGGCAAAAGCGGGCACGAGCTTCTTGAAACGGAAGCTCAATCAACATCCCGACGTCTACTCGGGCAACGATATCGCTTTTTTCACGAACGACCAGATGTACCGGCGGGGGCTCGAGTACTACGCAACTTTGTTTCCTCGATACGAGGGACAGCAGGTCTTTATCGCAGGCGGCTGGCGATGCTCGGCGTTGCGTCAGCACCCCGAGGCGGCGTCAAGAATTGCGGATTGCCTGCCCGATGCGAAAATCATTTACGCCGTCCGAGAGCCCGTCAAACGGATCGAGTCGCTGTGGATCGAACTGCGGACGAACGGCTCGAACGAGGTTGTTTCGGATTTTAATCGCGCTGTCCACGAATCGTCGATTCTCATCGATTCCACCCGATACTATGAACAATTGAGTCGTTACCGCGAGCACTTTCCGGCGGACAGAATCCGGATCGTGTTTTTTGAGGACATGATCGCGGCCCCCGCTCCGACTCTTGCCGACGTACTTCGATTTTTGGGGCTGGACCCCGGTTTTGAATTCCAGGGGCTTGATCGTCCCGAGAACGTCTCTTCGGGAAAGCTGATCGACGGACGAGTCCTGTCCCTGGCTAGGCGATTGCCGCTCGTCGGCGCCATTCGCAGCCGACTTCCGAACTCATGGCGCGGTCTCGTCAGGCGTCATATGAAGCGACCTATTGAGGAACGACCTCGTTGGGACGACGAGACTCTCGCCTTCGTCAAAGCGAAACTTGGCGACGACGTCCGCGAGTTGCTGGCAGACCAGCACAAGCCTGCCGGCTACTGGCAACAATGGAACTCGTGA